AACTCGACGAGCTCCTGTCGCGCAGGGAAAAGATCAACGAAAGGCTCCAGGAGATTCTCGATACTCATGCAGAACCCTGGGGCATAAAGGTTTCTAATGTAGAGGTAAAAAATGTAGACCTTCCTCAGGAAATGCAGAGGGCGATTGCGAAGCAGGCGGAGGCGGAAAGGGAAAGGAGGGCAAAGGTCATAAGTGCTGAAGGCGAATATCAGGCAGCAACAAGGCTCGCTGATGCTTCTGACATACTCTCAAGAAACCCGATGTCGTTGCAGTTACGTTATTTGCAGACCTTGATTGAGATTTCCACAGAGAAGAATTCTACTATATTGTTTCCAATCCCGATAGATCTTATAAAAGCATTTACGGACAAATTAAAATGAAGAAATGGATTGTTGTAGGTCTCATATTAATTTTTTGGGCTCATCTGGCATATGGTAAGCAAATAACTTACAAAAAGGTTCGTCCAGGGAAGAACATCTCTCGGGATAAGGTATATGCAGAGAAAGAAGATCCTTTCAAGGCATATATTGTTATGGAAGGGAGCACAGGAAAGATTCTTGAAGGTGAAAATACCCATTTAAAGTGGCCTCCGGCAAGCATTACAAAGCTAATGCTTGCCTATATTATCATGGAGAAACTTTCAAAAGGCGAGGTACAGCTCACAGATAAAATAACTATTTCAAAAAATGCTGCAAGGATAGGTGGAAGCCAGGTTTTTCTTAAAGAAGGAGAGGTATTCACATTAGAGGAATTGATGAAGGCAACAATGGTGGCTTCAGCGAATGATGCAGCATACGCTATAGGTGAATTTTTAGCTGGAAGTAGTGAAAAGTTTATCAGCTTAATGAACGAAAAGGCAAAGACATTGAATATGGTGGATACAGAATACCATTCAGTCCATGGACTCCCACCTTCAAAAGGAGAACAGGAAGACCTCACCTCATGTAATGACCTTGCAATACTTGCGAGGGAACTCTTGAAATATCCAAAACTCCTTGAGTGGACCTCAATTAAGAGTGATAGTTTTAGAGATGGGAAGTTCATATTGAACAATACTAACAAGCTCCTTATAAAGATGCCTGCAGTAGATGGCTTAAAGACAGGGTATTACAGGAAGTCAGGATATAACATTGTGGTCACTGCGAAAAAAGGTGATTTGAGGTTTATCGTTGTTGTCATGGGAAGCCCGAAAAGCAAAATAAGAGATAATATTGTAATGGAAAAGTTGAAAAGGTATTTTTCGCAGTATAAAATATTAAACATCGTTAAGAAGGGTGAATTAATTGATAAGGATATAATACTTGAGGATGGTAAATATAGGAAAATAAAAGGGATAGCAAATGCGAGCTTTCTTTATCCCATTCCTAATGATAAAAAGGGTACAATTAAAAAGGAAATTATTGTACCAGAAAGGATAAAGGGTGTGGTAAAGGAAGGGCAAAAACTGGGTGAAATGGTCATAAAGCTTGATAATGAAACAATCGGCAAGCTGGATATAGTTTCGCCTGTTTACGTACCAATGGCGAATTTGTTTACTAGACTTATCAGGAAGCTTGGTCTAAATATATAAAGTATGAATAAACAATTTACCATGTTAAGGAATAAAGAGATTATAATAGGCATTACAGGTGGGATTGCTGCCTATAAGACAGCAGAATTGGTGAGAGCCCTTACCAAGAGAAATGTAAATGTTCGTATTGTTATGACAAAAAATGCCATGGAATTTGTGACACCACTGACATTTCAAACACTTTCTGGTTACCCTGTGGCATATGAGATGTTTCAGCTTTTTTCTGGTTCAAAAATAGGACACATTGCACTTTCAGATATAGCAGATCAAGTTGTAATAGTACCTGCAACAGCCAACATTATTGGAAAGATAGCAAATGGTATTGCCGATGACTTTTTAACTACCGTGATAATGGCAATTACAGTACCGGTTCTTTTTGTACCATCGATGAACACGAAAATGTGGGAAAGTAAAATAGTTCAGGCCAATCTCCAGAGACTCAAAGAATCTGGCTATGAATTTATGGAGCCTGGAAGTGGCGATCTTGCTTGTGGGGCTCAAGGGAAGGGGAGATTGCCTACTATTGAGGAGATACTTGAAAAAATGGAAGATATTTTTACAGAGAAGGACCTGACAGATGAAAGGATTCTGGTGACCGCAGGTCCAACTACAGAATTTATAGATCCTGTGAGGTGTATTACCAACAGGTCTTCTGGCAAGATGGGATATGCAATAGCCAAGATTGCAAGAAGAAGGGGGGCACAGGTTATGCTTATAACCGGAAAAACGTACCTTCCCCCACCAAGAAAAGATATAGGTTTTGTTGAGGTTACAACAGCCTGTGAGATGAGGGATGCAGTAATGGAGCATTTCAAAGACTGTACTATTATTATAAAAGCAGCAGCAGTGGCTGATTTCAGATGTAAAAACGAAAACTGTCAGAAAATAAAAAAGAAGGGCACAAACAATTC
The Pseudomonadota bacterium genome window above contains:
- the coaBC gene encoding bifunctional phosphopantothenoylcysteine decarboxylase/phosphopantothenate--cysteine ligase CoaBC, encoding MNKQFTMLRNKEIIIGITGGIAAYKTAELVRALTKRNVNVRIVMTKNAMEFVTPLTFQTLSGYPVAYEMFQLFSGSKIGHIALSDIADQVVIVPATANIIGKIANGIADDFLTTVIMAITVPVLFVPSMNTKMWESKIVQANLQRLKESGYEFMEPGSGDLACGAQGKGRLPTIEEILEKMEDIFTEKDLTDERILVTAGPTTEFIDPVRCITNRSSGKMGYAIAKIARRRGAQVMLITGKTYLPPPRKDIGFVEVTTACEMRDAVMEHFKDCTIIIKAAAVADFRCKNENCQKIKKKGTNNSMLLELERNPDILGELGKIKENRILVGFAAETENIFEHAYEKLKKKKLDLIVANNVARNDIGFGSDNNEVAIIDTNGNMKHVPLLNKEEIANIILDSVRKLLKKRKRTEEDWY
- a CDS encoding D-alanyl-D-alanine carboxypeptidase; this encodes MKKWIVVGLILIFWAHLAYGKQITYKKVRPGKNISRDKVYAEKEDPFKAYIVMEGSTGKILEGENTHLKWPPASITKLMLAYIIMEKLSKGEVQLTDKITISKNAARIGGSQVFLKEGEVFTLEELMKATMVASANDAAYAIGEFLAGSSEKFISLMNEKAKTLNMVDTEYHSVHGLPPSKGEQEDLTSCNDLAILARELLKYPKLLEWTSIKSDSFRDGKFILNNTNKLLIKMPAVDGLKTGYYRKSGYNIVVTAKKGDLRFIVVVMGSPKSKIRDNIVMEKLKRYFSQYKILNIVKKGELIDKDIILEDGKYRKIKGIANASFLYPIPNDKKGTIKKEIIVPERIKGVVKEGQKLGEMVIKLDNETIGKLDIVSPVYVPMANLFTRLIRKLGLNI
- a CDS encoding slipin family protein — encoded protein: MLPAYIFVIVIVIFFLASAIKILNEYERGIIFRLGRVLGRPKGPGLIILIPIVDKMVKVSLRTVVLDVPPQDVITRDNVSIKVNAVVYFRVIDPLKAIIDVENFLYATSQLSQTTLRSVLGQAELDELLSRREKINERLQEILDTHAEPWGIKVSNVEVKNVDLPQEMQRAIAKQAEAERERRAKVISAEGEYQAATRLADASDILSRNPMSLQLRYLQTLIEISTEKNSTILFPIPIDLIKAFTDKLK